A stretch of the Aminipila terrae genome encodes the following:
- a CDS encoding FxLYD domain-containing protein, translating to MALRKCPNCGKEISINSASCFYCGAEINAESNINSPQNSNAGNKNSQTIKKVVRNKKSLIAISIAIVLLLSWIIGINVHNAPMKKAMGYIDTMAKCQDAIDNETNRDLMALEITSFNASKSSLNRIKNELTERQLANVDAYLESKKLDDNNMGAFEDLKIETAGLSKDGDYAYFKGRIKNVGDSTYSNVKVKAIYYDRNKEVLTTDEIYAVGGEGIEPNETVQFDFMTKVDGDLKNARMQIMEWD from the coding sequence ATGGCTTTAAGAAAATGCCCAAATTGCGGAAAAGAAATATCTATAAATTCTGCTAGCTGTTTTTATTGTGGTGCTGAAATTAATGCTGAAAGTAATATTAATTCACCACAGAATTCAAATGCTGGTAATAAAAATAGTCAAACAATAAAAAAGGTGGTACGGAATAAGAAATCACTTATTGCAATATCCATAGCAATTGTGCTTTTACTTAGCTGGATAATTGGAATTAATGTGCATAATGCACCGATGAAAAAAGCGATGGGTTACATTGATACGATGGCAAAATGTCAAGATGCTATTGATAATGAAACAAATAGAGACCTTATGGCACTTGAGATAACTTCTTTTAATGCTAGTAAGTCGTCATTAAATCGAATTAAAAATGAATTGACGGAAAGGCAGCTTGCAAACGTAGATGCTTATTTGGAAAGTAAAAAGTTAGATGATAATAACATGGGAGCATTTGAAGATTTGAAAATAGAAACAGCAGGGTTATCCAAGGATGGTGATTACGCATACTTCAAAGGGCGTATAAAAAATGTAGGAGATTCTACATATAGCAATGTGAAAGTAAAAGCTATTTACTATGATAGAAATAAAGAAGTTTTGACAACGGATGAGATCTATGCGGTTGGAGGCGAAGGGATAGAACCAAATGAAACTGTGCAGTTTGATTTTATGACAAAAGTTGATGGCGATTTAAAAAATGCACGCATGCAAATTATGGAGTGGGATTAA
- a CDS encoding recombinase family protein, with product MKLYGYHRTSTTDQHLDRGVNEIQEYCTTNNLILEKIFTDQQTGKNFNRPRYTIMKEDVLRDGDILLITEIDRLGRNKEDTLKELRYYKENGIRVMILEIPTTLVDYSSLNNYMAKMIMETINNMLIEMYTVFAQVEIEKKEKRQREGIEAMKARGEWGRYGRPKAIDNDTFEKAYKRVLDGEIKPFECIRELGMTKATFYRYKRQFEMKERNRND from the coding sequence ATGAAACTTTACGGATACCATAGAACAAGCACTACAGACCAACATCTTGATAGGGGTGTAAATGAAATTCAAGAATATTGCACTACTAATAATTTAATATTGGAAAAGATATTTACAGACCAGCAGACAGGAAAGAACTTCAATCGCCCACGCTATACAATAATGAAGGAAGATGTTTTAAGGGATGGCGATATATTACTTATTACAGAAATAGACCGTTTAGGAAGAAATAAAGAAGATACTTTAAAGGAACTACGATACTATAAGGAAAACGGTATTCGTGTTATGATATTAGAAATCCCAACAACATTAGTAGACTATAGTTCCTTAAATAATTATATGGCTAAAATGATAATGGAAACTATTAATAATATGCTTATTGAAATGTATACCGTATTTGCACAGGTAGAAATAGAAAAGAAAGAAAAGCGTCAGCGTGAAGGGATTGAAGCTATGAAAGCAAGGGGCGAATGGGGTAGATATGGCAGACCAAAAGCTATTGACAATGATACCTTTGAAAAAGCATACAAACGGGTCTTAGATGGCGAAATTAAGCCATTTGAATGTATACGTGAATTAGGAATGACAAAAGCTACATTCTATAGATATAAAAGGCAATTTGAAATGAAAGAAAGGAATAGAAATGATTGA
- a CDS encoding HNH endonuclease, whose product MCVHKGLPLRTDIHRIFDSGLITVNVLVIKPQ is encoded by the coding sequence ATCTGTGTTCACAAAGGTTTACCTTTAAGAACTGACATACATAGAATTTTTGATTCAGGGTTAATAACAGTTAATGTGCTGGTTATAAAGCCCCAGTGA
- a CDS encoding alpha/beta fold hydrolase gives MSFFKYHSKDVYYTEIGEGEPIVLLHGNAASSKMFESIVDLYSNNYKVILIDFLGHGKSQRLQEFPIELWYDEAMQAITLLDLLAYEKVNLIGTSGGAWVALNIALERPDLVEKVIADSFDGRTLGKNFATNLMHQREYSKTNDMAKQFYIMWQGNDWESVIDNDTKCLVEFAEQDKEIFHKSLNELQVPILLTANKTDDMIRRDFMEEYDEIIKQIAHGEKYIFENGFHPAIISNGAEFEKIANEFLRKKL, from the coding sequence ATGTCATTTTTTAAATATCATTCAAAGGATGTTTATTATACAGAAATCGGAGAAGGAGAACCAATTGTACTACTGCATGGGAATGCTGCTTCTTCAAAAATGTTTGAGTCCATAGTAGACTTATATTCAAATAATTATAAAGTTATTTTAATTGATTTTCTTGGGCATGGGAAGTCACAACGCTTGCAAGAGTTCCCAATAGAATTGTGGTATGATGAGGCAATGCAGGCAATTACTTTGTTAGACCTTTTAGCTTATGAAAAGGTTAATCTAATTGGCACAAGTGGCGGAGCATGGGTTGCCTTGAACATCGCATTGGAAAGACCTGATTTAGTTGAGAAGGTTATAGCCGACAGTTTTGATGGTAGAACACTTGGAAAAAATTTCGCAACAAATTTAATGCATCAACGAGAATATTCAAAAACGAATGATATGGCAAAGCAGTTTTATATTATGTGGCAGGGAAACGATTGGGAAAGTGTCATAGATAACGATACTAAGTGTCTGGTAGAATTCGCAGAGCAGGATAAAGAAATATTTCATAAATCGCTTAATGAACTGCAAGTGCCCATATTGCTTACTGCAAATAAAACGGATGATATGATTAGACGTGATTTCATGGAAGAATACGATGAGATTATTAAGCAAATTGCGCATGGAGAAAAATATATTTTTGAAAATGGGTTCCATCCAGCCATTATATCCAATGGGGCGGAATTTGAAAAAATCGCAAATGAATTTTTGAGAAAAAAGTTATAG
- a CDS encoding Fic family protein, whose amino-acid sequence MRDYDYSKKWTSLLTPDIVALLTTIHEFKGEQTLFIEANADTLTKLIDIARIQSTEASNKIEGIYTSDERLKKIVQDKTIPRTRNEQEIAGYRDVLNTIHDNHDHIPPKPSIILQLHRDLYKFGDWKLEGTIKIQIMLLQKKIMMDVRGFDFSRYMPGKQQNQ is encoded by the coding sequence ATGCGTGATTACGATTATAGTAAAAAATGGACGTCGTTATTAACACCGGACATCGTTGCGCTACTGACTACAATACACGAATTTAAAGGAGAACAGACTTTATTTATAGAGGCAAATGCAGATACATTAACTAAGCTGATTGACATTGCCCGAATTCAGAGTACTGAAGCATCAAATAAAATAGAAGGAATATATACTTCTGATGAAAGATTGAAAAAAATTGTTCAGGATAAAACCATTCCCAGAACGCGGAATGAGCAAGAAATTGCTGGCTATAGGGATGTTTTAAACACGATTCATGATAATCATGATCACATTCCCCCCAAGCCCTCAATCATACTTCAACTTCATAGGGATTTATATAAATTTGGGGACTGGAAACTGGAGGGAACTATAAAAATACAGATAATGTTATTACAGAAGAAGATAATGATGGATGTAAGAGGGTTCGATTTCAGCCGGTACATGCCTGGGAAACAGCAGAATCAATAG
- a CDS encoding Fic family protein — translation MSRLITLLLLYRSGYIVGKYISIEKLIEKTKETYYEVLQESSVNWHEGANSYEPFVKYYLGVILNAYREFSSRVKLLTTSGLSKPDRIRETIKETLGKITIAEIMQKCPDISHVTIQRTLVDLRKKGEIIKISGGRYTSYVWNREDE, via the coding sequence ATGAGTCGATTAATAACCTTATTATTACTATATCGTTCAGGTTATATCGTTGGGAAATATATTAGTATAGAAAAACTGATAGAAAAGACAAAAGAAACATATTATGAAGTGCTGCAAGAAAGCTCTGTAAATTGGCATGAAGGAGCAAATAGTTATGAGCCATTTGTGAAATATTACCTTGGAGTCATTTTAAACGCTTATCGTGAATTTTCCTCCAGAGTCAAATTGTTGACCACCAGTGGCCTTTCAAAACCAGACCGCATTCGTGAGACAATTAAAGAAACTTTGGGAAAGATCACTATTGCAGAAATTATGCAGAAATGTCCGGATATTAGCCATGTGACCATACAAAGGACATTAGTAGATTTACGAAAAAAAGGTGAAATAATAAAAATTAGTGGAGGAAGATACACTTCCTACGTTTGGAATAGAGAGGACGAGTAA
- a CDS encoding class I SAM-dependent DNA methyltransferase, with protein sequence MGYFCSRGLVNPIEVIEQITYLMFIHDLDDSDNRHAKESAMLGLSYKSIFAEEIMIGERKIDGTQLKWSMFHDFPAGKMYSVIQEWVFPFIKTLHSDKNSAYSKYMDDAIFKLPTPLLLSKVVDSLDEIYRLMAEAKDIDIRGDVYEYLLSKISQSGRNGQFRTPRHIIRMIVELMKPQPDDTICDPACGTSGFLVAAGEYLKEQHKEEIFYDRQKKEHYMNRMFFGYDMDRTMLRIGAMNMMTHGVESPFIEYRDSLSDQNLDKDKYSLILANPPFKGSLDADSVSSDLLKVCKTKKTELLFLALFLRMLKIGGRCACIVPDGVLFGSSKAHKDIRKELIENHRLEAMISMPSGVFKPYAGVSTGILIFTKTGHGGTDKVWFYDMAADGLSLDDKRTAVTENDIPDIIARFHNREKEDDRARTERSFFVPKQEIVDNGYDLSINKYKQVEYIKKEYPASTEILDKILKIDEEIAKELLELKAMLQ encoded by the coding sequence TTGGGATATTTTTGCAGCAGGGGATTGGTAAATCCCATTGAGGTAATAGAACAAATAACCTATCTGATGTTTATTCATGATTTAGATGATTCAGATAATCGACATGCGAAAGAAAGCGCAATGCTAGGTCTGTCTTATAAAAGTATTTTCGCAGAAGAAATCATGATCGGAGAGCGTAAAATTGATGGAACTCAGCTAAAATGGTCCATGTTTCATGATTTTCCAGCAGGGAAAATGTATTCAGTTATACAGGAATGGGTATTTCCGTTTATTAAAACGTTGCATAGTGATAAGAACAGTGCATATTCAAAATATATGGACGATGCAATTTTTAAACTACCAACTCCATTATTGTTATCAAAAGTTGTGGACTCATTAGATGAAATCTATCGTTTAATGGCAGAAGCAAAAGACATAGATATTCGTGGGGATGTTTATGAATATCTTCTTTCTAAGATTTCACAATCTGGACGTAATGGACAATTTCGTACCCCAAGGCACATTATTCGAATGATTGTAGAACTTATGAAACCACAACCGGATGATACGATTTGTGACCCAGCCTGCGGTACCTCGGGGTTTTTGGTTGCAGCAGGAGAGTATTTAAAAGAACAGCATAAGGAAGAGATTTTCTATGATAGGCAGAAAAAAGAACATTATATGAATCGTATGTTTTTTGGGTATGATATGGATCGAACGATGCTTCGTATCGGGGCAATGAATATGATGACCCATGGAGTGGAGAGCCCGTTTATCGAATACAGAGACAGTTTATCTGATCAGAATCTGGACAAAGATAAGTATTCGTTGATTCTTGCTAATCCTCCTTTTAAAGGGAGTTTGGACGCGGATTCAGTTTCAAGTGATTTGCTTAAGGTATGTAAAACTAAAAAAACAGAGCTTTTATTTTTAGCATTATTTTTGAGAATGTTGAAAATTGGTGGCCGTTGTGCATGCATTGTTCCAGATGGGGTACTTTTTGGTTCATCAAAGGCACACAAGGATATTCGAAAAGAGTTGATTGAAAATCATAGACTGGAAGCAATGATTTCCATGCCATCAGGGGTATTCAAACCCTATGCAGGAGTATCAACTGGAATTCTGATATTTACAAAGACGGGACATGGAGGGACAGATAAAGTATGGTTTTATGATATGGCTGCAGATGGACTAAGCTTAGATGATAAACGAACAGCTGTAACGGAAAATGATATACCTGATATCATTGCGAGATTTCATAATCGTGAGAAGGAAGATGATAGAGCTCGTACAGAAAGATCGTTTTTTGTTCCCAAACAGGAAATTGTGGATAATGGATATGACTTGTCAATTAATAAATATAAGCAGGTAGAGTATATAAAGAAAGAATATCCGGCATCCACTGAAATCCTTGATAAAATCTTAAAAATAGATGAGGAAATTGCAAAAGAACTTTTAGAGCTAAAGGCAATGCTCCAATAA
- a CDS encoding restriction endonuclease subunit S: protein MIKRVKLSDIADLITKGTTPTTLGYEFVDEGINFLKIECFREDGSFLRDKVAHISKKCNDKLKRSQLKSGDILFSIAGAIGRVSIVDENMLPANINQALAIIRISNVEVFLPYIRLILTSQVVKKQFEKKKQGVAQLNLSLKDIGEIVIPLPNMEKQVKYSNIFKKVTSILSKRYNQLEDIDNLIKSRFVEMFGDPKINPKGWEEANLGAYLDVLTDYHSNGSYETLRDNVTLLDIPSYALMVRTTDLEKNNFEDDVKYIDEHAYNHLEKSKVFGGEIIINKIGSAGKVYLMPYLNRPVSLAMNQFLLRFNKDILNNVFIYHLLNTPYCESKIQDRVRGAVTKTITKDAVREVEIYVPPIHLQNQFATFVEQVDKLKVTVQESLNETQILFDSLMQKYFG, encoded by the coding sequence ATGATAAAAAGAGTAAAATTATCAGATATAGCTGACTTGATTACAAAGGGCACTACTCCCACGACTCTTGGATATGAGTTCGTTGATGAAGGCATAAATTTTTTGAAAATAGAATGTTTTAGAGAAGATGGTTCATTTTTGAGAGATAAAGTAGCACATATATCAAAAAAATGTAATGACAAGCTTAAAAGATCTCAGTTGAAATCTGGGGATATATTGTTCTCAATTGCAGGAGCTATTGGGCGTGTATCAATTGTTGATGAAAATATGTTGCCTGCTAATATCAATCAGGCATTAGCAATAATAAGAATTAGTAATGTAGAAGTATTTTTGCCTTATATAAGGTTGATACTTACATCACAAGTAGTAAAAAAACAATTTGAAAAAAAGAAGCAGGGCGTTGCACAATTAAACTTATCACTCAAAGATATTGGGGAGATTGTAATTCCGTTGCCTAATATGGAAAAACAAGTTAAATATTCAAATATATTTAAAAAAGTTACGAGTATTCTTAGTAAAAGATATAATCAGTTAGAAGACATAGATAATCTCATCAAATCCCGATTTGTCGAGATGTTTGGGGATCCGAAGATAAATCCAAAGGGGTGGGAGGAAGCAAATTTAGGAGCATATTTGGATGTGCTAACAGATTATCATTCTAATGGGAGTTATGAAACTTTACGAGATAATGTCACTTTATTAGATATACCGAGCTATGCATTGATGGTACGAACAACAGATTTGGAGAAAAACAATTTTGAAGATGATGTTAAGTATATCGATGAGCATGCGTACAATCATTTAGAAAAATCTAAAGTGTTCGGTGGAGAAATTATTATTAACAAGATTGGTAGTGCTGGAAAGGTCTATCTAATGCCATATTTAAACAGACCAGTATCGTTAGCGATGAATCAATTCCTCTTAAGATTTAATAAGGATATTTTAAATAATGTATTCATTTACCACTTACTTAATACACCATATTGTGAAAGTAAGATTCAAGATAGAGTTAGAGGAGCAGTTACTAAAACAATAACCAAGGATGCCGTTCGAGAAGTCGAGATATACGTACCACCGATTCACCTCCAAAACCAATTCGCAACCTTTGTCGAGCAAGTCGACAAATTGAAAGTTACAGTACAGGAATCGCTAAACGAAACGCAAATATTATTTGATTCATTAATGCAAAAGTATTTTGGATAA
- a CDS encoding GIY-YIG nuclease family protein yields the protein MGVSDNGEGETMQKAITYLYPDANNAANLKMFQDRTNQIRAFYFTRESYKQVYDLDFSSNYAIYFLFDDSEDENIVYVGQSVNGIQRIEEHVRVKSFWSYAILFVTDNNSFDKLSIDYLEYEFIQKFKKSSYVLTNKDLRINKPNVSTYDVPNLETFIKQIEFLLNAEGIAFDEKVDAAEQMKYYYPPSKHNAKLFVKDGKFILSAGSEIKRPPETTKQWKDKKHFERGNSVIDGYLENEKVKIVDGKIITQVNLAFKSPSAPADLITGLSENGWKFFKGLEELRNN from the coding sequence TTGGGAGTTAGTGATAATGGGGAAGGAGAGACTATGCAAAAGGCAATAACATACTTGTATCCAGATGCAAACAATGCAGCAAATTTGAAGATGTTTCAAGATCGTACAAATCAAATTCGTGCTTTTTATTTTACTAGAGAAAGCTATAAACAGGTTTATGATTTGGATTTTTCATCAAACTATGCTATTTATTTTCTCTTTGATGACAGTGAAGATGAAAATATTGTGTATGTCGGGCAATCGGTCAATGGTATTCAAAGAATTGAAGAACATGTTAGAGTAAAGTCTTTTTGGTCATATGCAATTTTGTTTGTTACAGATAATAATAGTTTTGATAAATTATCAATAGATTATTTAGAATATGAATTTATCCAAAAATTTAAGAAAAGCAGTTATGTATTAACTAATAAAGACCTTAGAATTAACAAACCAAATGTTAGTACATATGATGTTCCTAATTTAGAAACGTTTATCAAGCAAATAGAATTTCTATTAAATGCAGAGGGAATTGCTTTTGATGAGAAGGTGGATGCAGCTGAACAGATGAAATATTATTATCCACCTTCAAAGCATAATGCAAAATTATTTGTAAAAGATGGAAAATTTATTTTATCAGCAGGGAGTGAAATAAAAAGACCACCTGAAACAACAAAACAATGGAAAGATAAAAAGCATTTTGAAAGAGGAAATTCAGTTATAGATGGCTATTTGGAGAACGAAAAAGTTAAAATAGTTGATGGTAAAATAATCACTCAAGTAAATTTGGCATTTAAGTCTCCTTCAGCACCGGCAGATTTAATTACAGGCCTATCTGAAAATGGTTGGAAATTTTTCAAAGGACTTGAAGAGTTACGAAATAATTAG
- a CDS encoding helix-turn-helix transcriptional regulator, which yields MDDKFIRNRISELRIQKNISERSLSIDLGHSPSYIHSIVSGKALPSMTEFLYICDYFNITPKEFFDVEINNPALIKSVIEDLNTLDEMQIINIHEIIKGIKK from the coding sequence ATGGATGATAAATTTATTCGTAATAGAATTAGTGAATTACGTATTCAAAAAAACATATCCGAAAGAAGTCTGAGTATTGACCTAGGTCATAGTCCCAGCTATATCCATAGTATTGTTTCAGGTAAAGCATTACCCTCAATGACAGAGTTTCTTTATATATGTGACTACTTTAATATTACTCCAAAAGAGTTTTTTGACGTGGAAATCAACAACCCAGCATTAATTAAATCTGTTATTGAAGATTTAAACACATTGGATGAGATGCAGATAATTAATATTCATGAGATAATCAAAGGTATAAAAAAGTAA
- a CDS encoding sporulation initiation factor Spo0A C-terminal domain-containing protein — translation MRAIYRKIGKKHGVSPMEVKMDMQAAIDYAFQKPDKSDKEKNIQRSMPHKGAVPTTDEFVQYLGYKIKRK, via the coding sequence ATGAGAGCGATATATCGCAAAATCGGGAAAAAACATGGCGTAAGCCCTATGGAAGTTAAAATGGATATGCAAGCTGCTATTGATTATGCGTTCCAAAAGCCTGATAAATCTGATAAGGAAAAGAACATACAGAGAAGTATGCCGCATAAGGGTGCAGTCCCTACAACAGACGAATTTGTACAATATTTAGGTTATAAAATTAAAAGAAAATAA
- a CDS encoding MerR family transcriptional regulator — protein sequence MDNKVTISDFAKLTKSTLKTILYYHKIGLLKEPKRSDGDIACMELRNLHG from the coding sequence ATGGACAATAAAGTAACGATTAGTGATTTTGCCAAATTAACTAAAAGTACATTAAAAACCATCCTGTACTACCACAAGATTGGTTTACTAAAAGAACCAAAGCGCTCTGATGGGGATATCGCCTGTATGGAGCTGAGGAACTTACACGGATGA
- a CDS encoding MerR family transcriptional regulator: MRLIQRLKSLGMDLKSIKETLGDLQDPKTMREVLQSLRVELLREKENLEERLTRIDMLLSTDNILLNDDSINSSSFQMISEVLGQNQMEEYLRECPGLYDQHQKLYGILDDFQWGEDYTENFQKLAEYFKTHPEQYQVALDLGTRLGKLGTMSENDPEVENLARESAEFIIKTPELKEMLYNQSGFTTSYESLFDEMASDVLSPAQLKHKKLFQQYLNYRPKK, from the coding sequence ATGAGGTTAATCCAACGACTCAAATCACTGGGAATGGATTTAAAAAGTATCAAGGAAACATTAGGAGATTTACAAGATCCTAAAACCATGAGGGAGGTCCTGCAGTCCTTGAGAGTTGAGTTGCTAAGGGAGAAGGAAAATCTTGAAGAGCGACTGACTAGAATTGATATGCTGCTGAGTACGGATAATATACTCTTAAATGATGATAGTATTAATTCTTCCTCCTTTCAAATGATTTCAGAAGTGCTGGGCCAGAATCAAATGGAAGAATATCTGAGGGAATGTCCAGGACTCTATGATCAGCATCAGAAATTGTATGGTATACTAGATGATTTTCAATGGGGAGAGGATTACACGGAGAATTTTCAGAAACTGGCAGAATATTTCAAAACCCATCCGGAACAGTATCAAGTGGCTCTGGATTTAGGAACACGGTTAGGTAAACTGGGCACTATGTCAGAAAATGATCCTGAAGTAGAAAATCTTGCCAGAGAGTCTGCAGAATTTATTATAAAGACGCCGGAATTAAAAGAGATGTTATACAATCAATCTGGATTTACTACATCTTATGAAAGTTTATTTGATGAGATGGCTAGTGATGTACTTTCGCCAGCTCAATTGAAGCATAAGAAACTTTTTCAACAATATCTGAATTATAGACCGAAAAAATAA
- a CDS encoding methyltransferase family protein — translation MKDNANMTKGKAFMVPFVLMVIMGLVLFAPAGSLKFWEGWVFLLEISILTFFIAAYFMKRNPELLARRMQHGEKQTTIKTPVILKLYFLGYIIPGIDFHFHWSMVPDWAIIVSNIIVTASYIFIIYVFKENSFASTVVQVEKGQHIITTGPYAIVRHPMYLGLLLMSLFTPLALGSYWAIIPMLLFIPLIIIRIINEEKVLLCELHGYKDYCLKTRYRLIPLIW, via the coding sequence ATGAAAGATAACGCCAATATGACAAAAGGAAAGGCTTTTATGGTACCTTTCGTTCTTATGGTTATAATGGGTCTGGTTTTGTTTGCTCCCGCTGGTTCTTTGAAATTTTGGGAAGGGTGGGTGTTCCTGCTGGAAATATCCATATTAACCTTTTTCATTGCTGCTTATTTTATGAAGAGAAATCCTGAACTGTTAGCAAGACGAATGCAGCATGGTGAAAAACAGACCACCATAAAAACTCCGGTGATTTTAAAACTGTATTTCCTTGGCTATATAATACCGGGGATTGATTTTCATTTTCATTGGTCAATGGTTCCAGACTGGGCTATAATTGTGTCAAATATTATAGTAACGGCAAGCTATATATTCATTATTTACGTTTTTAAAGAAAATAGTTTCGCTTCTACAGTTGTACAAGTAGAGAAAGGACAGCATATTATCACAACAGGTCCTTATGCCATAGTTCGACACCCAATGTATTTAGGGTTATTATTAATGTCATTGTTTACCCCTTTGGCCCTTGGTTCATACTGGGCCATTATACCTATGCTTCTCTTCATACCCCTAATTATAATCAGGATAATAAATGAAGAAAAAGTGCTTTTATGTGAGCTCCATGGTTATAAAGATTATTGTTTAAAAACACGCTATCGATTAATCCCATTAATATGGTGA
- a CDS encoding FG-GAP repeat domain-containing protein, protein MGVSFDPAVFYKVNRGPYGITAADLTGKGIIDLAMACNQNESVSILMGNGDGTFKPAVTYAVGTNPTAVTAADFNKDGHMDLAVADSNGGDIAFLFGNGDGTFKTAVALNVSPNPINLISADFRGNGPIDLAITDAASNIIGVLLGNGDGTFNNMVTYPISSAADGIVAADFNGDGKMDLAAVCGDNQINVLLGNGDGTFKPAVPYPAGSGLTYITANDFNGDSKMDLAVVNNDTNKVAILLGNGDGTFQAPTFFSAGINPSGIVSADFNGNGKIDLAVTDTANNRVAILLGIGNGAFLGAQFFPVNTYPAKIVSADFNKDGKMDLAVADFYTDDAGVLINKTPNPVVRGISFFNI, encoded by the coding sequence ATGGGTGTATCTTTTGACCCGGCTGTGTTTTATAAAGTTAATCGTGGTCCTTATGGTATAACAGCCGCCGACTTAACCGGCAAGGGAATCATAGATTTGGCAATGGCATGCAATCAGAACGAATCTGTTTCCATACTAATGGGAAATGGGGACGGTACTTTTAAACCCGCTGTGACTTATGCTGTAGGCACAAATCCAACGGCTGTAACTGCTGCTGATTTCAACAAGGACGGCCATATGGATTTAGCTGTGGCCGACTCAAATGGCGGTGATATTGCTTTTCTTTTCGGAAATGGGGACGGTACTTTCAAAACTGCTGTGGCATTGAACGTAAGTCCAAACCCCATTAACCTTATATCTGCTGATTTCAGGGGCAACGGACCTATAGATCTTGCTATTACCGATGCAGCCAGCAATATAATAGGCGTACTACTTGGAAACGGTGATGGGACATTTAATAATATGGTTACCTACCCCATAAGCTCTGCTGCAGATGGAATCGTAGCGGCTGACTTTAACGGAGATGGCAAAATGGATCTGGCAGCAGTCTGTGGCGATAACCAGATTAATGTCTTGCTGGGAAATGGGGATGGTACCTTTAAGCCCGCAGTTCCTTACCCTGCCGGCTCAGGACTTACGTATATAACAGCAAATGATTTTAACGGTGATAGTAAGATGGATCTGGCAGTAGTAAATAATGATACCAATAAAGTTGCTATTCTTCTTGGAAATGGGGATGGTACTTTCCAAGCACCAACGTTTTTCTCTGCCGGAATCAATCCAAGTGGTATCGTGTCTGCAGACTTTAATGGCAATGGCAAGATTGATCTGGCAGTGACAGACACAGCCAATAACCGGGTGGCAATTTTGCTTGGAATTGGTAATGGTGCTTTTCTGGGAGCACAATTCTTCCCAGTAAACACTTATCCTGCTAAAATTGTTTCTGCAGACTTTAATAAGGATGGTAAGATGGACCTGGCCGTGGCAGATTTCTACACAGATGATGCTGGCGTGTTAATCAATAAAACCCCTAACCCTGTGGTACGAGGGATATCTTTTTTCAATATTTAA
- a CDS encoding zinc-ribbon domain-containing protein, with protein MPDKTLICKECGKEFIFTEGEQAFYKAKGFENEPQRCPECRKARKHQNNNNSNKNYK; from the coding sequence ATGCCAGATAAAACATTAATCTGTAAAGAGTGCGGAAAAGAATTCATATTTACTGAAGGTGAGCAGGCTTTCTACAAGGCCAAGGGATTTGAAAATGAACCCCAGAGATGCCCGGAATGCAGAAAAGCAAGGAAACATCAGAACAATAACAATAGCAATAAGAATTATAAATAA